The Drosophila biarmipes strain raj3 chromosome 2L, RU_DBia_V1.1, whole genome shotgun sequence genome has a window encoding:
- the LOC108033496 gene encoding uncharacterized protein LOC108033496 isoform X1, translating into MERKQRKDFGRGRKKCTKSLTDLLCSVGVKDTQDWLDYVDKIIENKAVVPKSTNESKNVEINNPGNNENKNSGKPILLPPLPLMDKQSRKMKKMKLEIKKLFEPELQREELPEKENKICQALGNFFLILFDQGPIEQISSLVFTIYTMMKWVILRLEDKPSIEHEPQDKATACLVERMAPFCSNRHRSSIKERTLKGRAG; encoded by the exons atggAGAGAAAACAACGTAAAGATTTTGGGCGTGGCAGAAAGAAATGCACCAAGTCGCTCACGGATCTGTTATGTAGTGTGGGCGTTAAGGATACTCAGGACTGGTTAGATTATGTTGACAAAATCA TTGAAAATAAAGCTGTAGTCCCCAAATCGACAAACGAATCTAAAAATGTGGAAATAAATAATCCtggaaataatgaaaataaaaattctggTAAACCCATCTTGCTTCCTCCTCTTCCTTTAATGGATAAGCAGAGCAGAAAGATGAAGAAGATGAAgctggaaattaaaaaattgtttgagcCAGAGCTGCAAAGGGAAGAGCTAcccgaaaaggaaaacaagatCTGCCAAGCTTTGGGTAATTTCTTCTTGATACTTTTTGATCAGGGACCCATTGAGCAAATCAGTAGCCTTGTCTTCACCATATACACGATGATGAAGTGGGTGATCTTGAGGTTAGAGGACAAGCCGAGCATTGAACATGAGCCCCAGGATAAGGCAACTGCTTGCTTAGTCGAGAGAATGGCCCCATTCTGTTCCAATCGGCATCGATCATCCATCAAAGAACGTACTTTAAAGGGTCGAGCTGGATAA
- the LOC108033496 gene encoding uncharacterized protein LOC108033496 isoform X2 gives MERKQRKDFGRGRKKCTKSLTDLLCSVGVKDTQDWLDYVDKIIENKAVVPKSTNESKNVEINNPGNNENKNSGKPILLPPLPLMDKQSRKMKKMKLEIKKLFEPELQREELPEKENKICQALVSQSL, from the exons atggAGAGAAAACAACGTAAAGATTTTGGGCGTGGCAGAAAGAAATGCACCAAGTCGCTCACGGATCTGTTATGTAGTGTGGGCGTTAAGGATACTCAGGACTGGTTAGATTATGTTGACAAAATCA TTGAAAATAAAGCTGTAGTCCCCAAATCGACAAACGAATCTAAAAATGTGGAAATAAATAATCCtggaaataatgaaaataaaaattctggTAAACCCATCTTGCTTCCTCCTCTTCCTTTAATGGATAAGCAGAGCAGAAAGATGAAGAAGATGAAgctggaaattaaaaaattgtttgagcCAGAGCTGCAAAGGGAAGAGCTAcccgaaaaggaaaacaagatCTGCCAAGCTTTGG TTTCTCAATCGCTTTAA
- the LOC108034256 gene encoding la protein homolog translates to MAAVAETPSVEVQEEEAKPAEVPVAEAKNGAAKEEPAPAAEKSAGDFSKQERAIIRQVEYYFGDANLNRDKFLREQIAKNEDGWVPLSVLITFKRLASLSTDLGEIVAALNKSEEGLVEVSEDKLSLRRHPERPIPEHNEERRKEIQERTAYAKGFPLDSQMSELLDFAANYDKVVNLTMRKHYDKPTKSYKFKGSIFLTFETKEQAAAFLALEKLAYKERELLRKWQVDYLKEKQEEYAQKNEKRKNKKEAKPEPAFELPKNAIVVFEGAPETSSREEIREAFEKIKDFEVAYIEFAKGETKGSVRLTEADAAEKYIAKVEEGKLKFNDEVSLTLRKATEEEEKEFIDKAIEFMKKRRDFTRNKGKRFNRKRHGGNDHKHGHKKSRGD, encoded by the exons ATGGCCGCAGTCGCAGAAACCCCCAGTGTGGAAgtccaggaggaggaggcgaaGCCCGCAGAGGTGCCGGTGGCCGAGGCGAAGAACGGCGCCGCCAAGGAGGAGCCGGCTCCGGCCGCCGAGAAGTCCGCTGGCGACTTCTCCAAACAGGAGCGCGCCATAATCCGCCAAGTGGAGTACTACTTCGGCGACGCCAATCTCAACAGGGACAAGTTCCTGCGCGAGCAGATCGCCAAGAACGAGGACGGCTGGGTGCCCCTGTCCGTGCTCATCACCTTCAAGCGACTGGCCTCCCTGTCCACGGATCTGGGCGAAATCGTGGCTGCCCTGAACAAATCCGAGGAGGGCCTCGTCGAGGTCAGCGAGGACAAACTCAGCCTGCGTCGCCATCCGGAGCGCCCCATTCCCGAGCACAACGAGGAGCGGCGCAAGGAGATCCAGGAGCGCACCGCCTACGCCAAGGGCTTCCCCCTGGACTCTCAGATGAGCGAGCTGCTCGACTTTGCCGCCAACTACGACAAAGTGGTCAACCTGACCATGCGCAAGCACTACGACAAGCCCACCAAGTCGTACAAGTTCAAGGGCAGCATCTTCCTCACCTTCGAGACCAAGGAGCAGGCTGCCGCCTTCCTTGCGCTGGAGAAGCTCGCCTACAAGGAGCGCGAGCTGCTGCGCAAGTGGCAGGTCGACTATCTCAAGGAGAAGCAGGAGGAGTACGCCCAAAAGAACGAGAAGCGCAAGAACAAGAAGGAGGCCAAGCCGGAGCCGGCCTTCGAGCTGCCCAAGAACGCCATTGTGGTCTTTGAGGGGGCTCCGGAGACCTCCAGCCGCGAGGAGATCCGCGAGGCGTTCGAGAAGATCAAGGACTTCGAGGTGGCCTACATTGAGTTCGCCAAGGGCGAAACCAAGGGATCGGTGCGACTGACCGAGGCCGATGCGGCGGAGAAGTACATTGCCAAGGTGGAGGAGGGCAAG CTCAAGTTCAACGATGAGGTCTCTCTGACGCTGCGCAAGGccaccgaggaggaggagaaggagtTCATCGACAAGGCCATCGAGTTCATGAAGAAGCGCCGGGACTTCACCCGCAACAAGGGCAAGCGCTTCAACCGCAAGCGCCACGGCGGAAACGACCACAAACACGGCCACAAGAAGTCGCGTGGGGACTAA
- the LOC108033813 gene encoding protein spire isoform X4: MDARPAKRSTAASVFRSHHMPRESDLVDIGSDASLYCGSDGESSQAAGPPTANPKASSHPGQDLDQPQPTPRAAPRASSSTNPPTPKPRQAIKSSKVLPSANSTLSRSRQRLIKVDFSKFQDEDLFYDESSISSSHSTAATHQQQHQQHPHLAEMHRCSQPKMPPYPFGGYMVPSQARQDCRETATLMRPRRTMDPARQAAPPEEPSFTEDEYHRFYDTALESYDLATQCESRRASLRRHTIVGCQSNLDETHSMPPTRPESRQSDDVNKETPKRSPANQAHPPDEASSTSSLGPWNKSFMDKQTWMERGDDRLSVTLAEIVHIRSVMTKAELEGLPMDVRVKEDVEKRRVCFLCLRTRFSFFGPWGIQCKLCQRTVCAKCYTKMRIPSEHFRNVPLVLISPSLLSSPASSSTPSPSHHAQQAHSSSTGNIMDDQFPKSLIERLLRSESDRKTRSTVGSAPSSPKHQRSNMSTPGISVGPGAHSSSAATGQAVEALHDQATMSASYSAAMRPSGVHQQQKQHYNNAMSRSMEGPRSLPVHSPAYRPLSNNSTLERKSRFSRGFNLFSSGSHLAQTQEQKENLRGEQVTVCNDCQGLVNEITSSVKQKRSSARNRTIQNLTLDLTPVWK; this comes from the exons ATGGACGCCCGGCCAGCGAAACGCTCCACGGCGGCCTCCGTCTTCCGGTCGCACCACATGCCGCGGGAGTCGGACCTGGTGGACATTGGCAGCGATGCCTCACTGTACTGCGGCTCCGATGGCGAGTCCAGCCAGGCCGCTGGCCCTCCCACTGCCAATCCGAAGGCGAGCTCCCATCCCGGCCAGGATCTGGACCAGCCGCAGCCAACGCCTCGGGCGGCGCCGAGAGCATCGTCCTCCACTAATCCGCCGACACCCAAGCCCCGACAGGCCATCAAGTCATCAAAAG TGCTTCCAAGTGCAAACTCCACGCTGTCACGATCGAGACAGAGGCTCATCAAAGTGGATTTCTCCAAGTTCCAG GACGAGGATCTCTTCTACGACGAGTCCAGCATCAGCAGCTCCCACTCCACAGCGGCcacccaccagcagcagcaccagcagcatccGCACCTGGCCGAGATGCACCGCTGCTCGCAGCCCAAGATGCCGCCGTACCCCTTCGGTGGCTACATGGTGCCCAGCCAGGCACGACAAGATTGCCGGGAGACGGCGACGCTGATGCGGCCCCGACGCACAA TGGACCCAGCCAGACAGGCGGCGCCTCCCGAGGAGCCATCCTTCACGGAGGACGAGTACCACAGGTTCTACGACACGGCCCTGGaat CCTACGACCTGGCCACTCAGTGCGAGTCGAGGAGGGCTTCCCTGCGCCGCCACACCATCGTGGGCTGCCAGAGCAACCTGGACGAGACGCACTCCATGCCGCCCACGCGGCCCGAGTCGCGTCAATCGGACGACGTCAACAAGGAG ACGCCCAAGAGAAGTCCTGCGAACCAGGCCCATCCCCCAGACGAGGCCAGTTCAACATCCTCGCTTGGGCCATGGAACAAGTCCTTCATGGACAAGCAGACCTGGATGGAACGGGGGGACGATCGCCTCTCCGTCACGCTGGCGGAGATCGTTCACATCCGTTCCGTCATGACCAAGGCGGAGCTGGAGGGCCTGCCGATGGACGTGCGCGTCAAGGAGGATGTTGAAAAGCGGCGCGTCTGCTTCCTGTGCCTGCGGACGCGCTTCTCGTTCTTCGGCCCCTGGGGCATCCAGTGCAAGCTGTGCCAGCGCACCGTCTGCGCCAAGTGCTACACCAAG ATGCGCATTCCCTCGGAGCACTTCCGCAACGTGCCCCTCGTGCTGATCTCGCCATCGCTGCTGTCCAGTCCGGCCAGCTCGAGCACCCCGTCACCCTCCCATCACGCCCAGCAGGCGCACTCGTCCTCGACGGGGAACATCATGGATGACCAGTTCCCCAAGTCGCTGATCGAGCGTCTCCTGCGCTCCGAGTCAGATCGAAAG ACTCGCAGCACTGTGGGCAGTGCCCCGTCATCACCCAAGCACCAAAGATCAAACATGAGCACGCCGGGCATTAGCGTGGGCCCCGGAGCACACTCTTCCTCGGCCGCCACTGGGCAGGCTGTGGAGGCACTGCACGACCAGGCGACCATGTCGGCCTCCTACTCCGCGGCCATGCGACCCTCGGGCGTtcatcagcagcagaagcagcactACAACAACGCCATGTCGAGGAGCATGGAGGGACCGCGGAGTCTGCCCGTGCACAGCCCAGCATATCGACCGCTCTCCAACAACAGCACGCTGGAGAGGAA ATCCCGCTTCTCGAGGGGCTTCAACTTGTTCTCCTCGGGCAGCCACCTGGCCCAGACGCAGGAGCAGAAGGAGAACCTGCGGGGCGAGCAGGTGACCGTGTGCAACGACTGCCAGGGCCTGGTCAACGAGATCACAAGCTCCGTGAAGCAGAAGCGCAGCTCCGCCCGGAACCGCACCATTCAGAATCTCACCCTGGATCTGACGCCCGTCTGGAAGTAG